The sequence CGTCACCTTCGGCGTCGACCACATCATCTCCGGCGTCGCCATCAACATCATGGCGCTCGGCGTGACCCAGTTCCTCGCCAAGCTGTGGTTCGGCGCGGACGGCAGCGCGGCGGCGGCCGCCGGCGGCAACGACAAGCAGTCGCCACCGATGCCCGACATGCCGACGTTCACCGTCCCCGGCCTGTCCGGCTGGCTCCACTCCATCGAGCAGCACCACTGGTTCCTGGTCTCCGACGTGGCCGGCATCCTCGGCTCCCTGGTCACCAACGTCTCCTGGCTGACCCTGCTCACCGTCGTCCTCTTCGTGCTCAGCGCCTTCGTCCTGTGGCGTTCCGCCTTCGGTCTGCGGCTGCGCTCCTGCGGCGAGGGCCCGATCGCGGCCGAGTCGCTGGGCGTCAACGTCTACCGCTACAAGTACGCGGCGGTGACCGTCTCCGGTGCGCTGGCCGGTCTCGGCGGCGCGTTCCTGGCGATCTACGTGCACATCTACCAGGACGGCCAGACCGGCGGCCGCGGCTACATCGGCCTCGCCACCATGATCTTCGGCAACTGGCGGCCGGGCGGCGTCGCCATGGGCGCCGGCCTGTTCGGCTTCATGGACGCGCTCCAGCTGCGCGGCGGCGGCCCCACCGTCCACGCGCTGCTGCTCCTGCTGGCCGTGCTGCTGGTCGGCCTGGCGGTATGGAAGCTGCGCGGCGGGCAGCGCATCCAGGCCGCGACCAGCCTGGCCGCCGCCGCACTGCTCGCCGTCTGGTACGCCACCAGCGACACGGTCCCGCTGGAGATCGTCGGCGTCGCCCCGTACATCGCTACGCTGCTGGTGCTCTCGCTGGCCGCGCAGCGGCTGCGGCCGCCGAAGGCCATCGGCAAGATCTACCGGAGAGGCCAGGGCAAGTGATCACAGCTCCCGACTGGGAGTCACTGCGGACGCAGGCCCGGGACGCGATGTCCCGGGCCTACGCCCCGTATTCCGGCTATCCCGTCGGCGCCGCCGCCCTGGTGGACGACGGCCGCACGGTCACCGGCTGCAATGTCGAGAACGCCTCGTACGGCCTCGCTCTGTGCGCCGAATGCGGCCTGGTGTCGGCGCTGTTCGCCGGGGGCGGCGGCCGCCTGACCGCCTTCACCTGCGTCGACGGCGAGGGCGAACTCCTCGTCCCGTGCGGCCGCTGCCGCCAGCTGCTGTACGAGCACGGCGGCCCGGACCTCCTGGTCGATACGGCCGCCGGCATCCGGCCGTTGTCGGACCTGCTGCCCGACGCGTTCGGGCCCGGCCACCTGGCCCCCTGACGCACGAGGGTGGCCGGATCCCGTCCGGTCTGGCCACCCTCGTGTCTATGCGTGTAGAACGTAGGCGTAGAGAACGGGAGCCACCCGTGCGAAAGGAACGGTCCATGGACGTCATCTCCGTCATCCGCACCAAGCGCGACCGCGGCGAGCTGACCGGCGATCAGATCGACTGGGTCATCGACGCCTACACCCGCGGCGAGGTCGCCCACGAACAGATGTCGTCGCTGGCCATGGCCATCTTCCTCAACGGGATGAACCGCACGGAGATCGCCCGCTGGACCGCCGCCATGATCGCCTCCGGCGAGCGCATGGACTTCTCCGCCCTCACCCGCCCCACCACCGACAAGCACTCCACCGGCGGCGTCGGCGACAAGATCACCCTCCCGCTCGCCCCCCTCGTCGCCGCCTGCGGCGCCGCCGTCCCCCAACTCTCCGGCCGCGGCCTGGGCCACACCGGCGGCACCCTCGACAAGCTCGAATCCATCCCCGGCTGGCGCGCCCACCTCTCCAACACCGAGATGCTGGACGTCCTGAGCGCCGCCGGCTCCGTCATCTGCGCCGCCGGCGACGGCCTCGCCCCCGCCGACAAGAAGCTCTACGCCCTCCGCGACGTCACCGGCACCGTCGAGTCCATCCCCCTCATCGCCTCCTCGATCATGTCCAAGAAGATCGCCGAGGGCACCGGCGCGCTCGTCCTGGACGTCAAGGTCGGCTCCGGCGCCTTCATGAAGCACCTCGACGACGCCCGCGAACTCGCCGCCACCATGGTCGAGTTGGGCACCGACCACGGCGTACGGACCACGGCCCTGCTCACCGACATGGCCACCCCGCTCGGCCGGACCGTCGGCAACGCCCTCGAAGTCCGCGAATCCGTCGAGGTCCTGGCCGGCGGCGGTCCCGCCGACGTGGTGGAACTGACCCTCGCCCTCGCCCGCGAGATGCTCGACGCGGCGGGCCTGAAGGACGCCAACCCCGCCAAGGCCCTCGCCGACGGCACCGCCATGGACCACTGGCGCCGCATGATCACCGCCCAGGGCGGCGACCCCGACGCCCCCCTCCCGTCGGCCCGCGAGCAGCACGTCATCACCGCCCCGTCCTCCGGCGTCCTCACCACCCTCGACGCCTACGCCATCGGCCTCACCGCCTGGCGCCTCGGCGCCGGCCGCGCCCGCAAGGAGGACCCGGTCCAGGCGGGCGCGGGCGTAGAACTCCACGCTAAGCCGGGGGATGCGGTCGTGGCGGGCCAGCCCCTCCTCACCCTCCACACCGACACCCCGGAGAAGCTCCCGTACGCGACGGAGGCCCTGGAGGGGGCTTACACGGTCGCCCCCTCGGGTACGGCCTTCAGCGCCTCGCCGGTGGTGCTGGAACGTATCGGCTGAGCTGGGGTTTCTCGTCCGGGTGAACGGGATCGGTGGACCGGTTCGGGTCCTGTTCGGCATGCTGGGATCGGTGACGTACCGATAGAGGAGACCGCCATGAGCGCACTCACCGTCGACCACACCGCGGGCAACAGCCCCGAGTGGGACGACCTCGTCCGTATCTGGGAGCAGGCGGACGCGCCCGAGGGCTGGAAGGTGGAGATCATCGAGGGGATCGTCACCATGTCGCCGCCGCCCGACAGCATCCACAACTTCATCGCTGTGAAGGTTCAGCGCCGCCTGTACTCCGTGCTCCCGGAGGACTGGGATATCTACCAGACCCTCGGGACGGCAGTCCCCGTACGCAAGGGCTGCTACATCCCGGACCTTGCAGTGGTCCCAGACGATGTCGTCCTCGACAAAACCGGCGAATACGTCCCGGCGGCTGCGGCCAAGCTGGTCGTCGAGGTCACATCGAAGTCCAATGCAAGCAACGACCGGATCGCCAAGGCCGCAGGATACGCCCGAGCCGGCGTCCCGCTCTATCTGCTCGTCGACCGCTGGGCCCCCGCCGGGCCGACCATCACCCTCTACGGCGAGCCGACCGGCGACGTCTACCGCGTCCTTCAGACCGTGAAGTTCGGCGACGAACTGGTGCTTCCCGCGCCCTTCGAACTCGCCCTGGACACCGGCCTCTTCCCCGTCGACTGACGTCGAACGATCGCCGAGGGCCCGCCCCGTCAGGACGGCTGACCGGGCGGGCCCTTCTCGTTGGCGCGGATGCCCGGCCCGTCCTCCTGGCCGCCCGCCGATGTCCGTTCTCGCGCTCCGAGTTGTACTCCGTCTGGCCGTGCGTCTAAGATTTTGGCCGACCGGTCAGAAAACGGCCCGGGTGGCCAGTCTGGGCCCGGTCCAAGGGGAGAAAGGTGGAGCGGAACGTGGCGGAGCAGCCCGAGCGCTCGTTCATCGAGAAGGCACGGCGCGCGCAGATCGTTGATGCGGCTGTCGAGACCATTGCGGCACGGGGGTTCGCAAAGGCTTCGCTGGCTCAGATCGCCGAGCGGGCCGGGATCAGCAAGGGCGTGATCTCGTACCACTTCGCCGGAAAGGACGAGCTGATCGAGCTGGTCGTCGAGCAGGTCTACGAGCGCATCGGCGCGTTCGTGGGCCCCCGGATGGAGGAGCAGAAGGAACGGGAGGGCGGGGGCGGCTGGCTGCGCGTCTACATCCAGTCCGTCGCCGAGTACATGGCGGGGCATCGCACCCAGCTCACCGCGCTCGCCGAGATCTTCGGCAACTTCCGCAAGGGGGACGGGGCTCCGCGCTACGACGTCGTCACCAGCGAATCGCTGTATGTCGCGCTGGAGGAGGGGTTTCGCGAGGGCCAGGAGCGCGGCGACTTCCGCCCGTTCGACGTCCGGACGATGGCCGTCAGCCTCCAGTCCGGGATCGACGCGATGTTCGCGTACTGGAGCGCCTATCCCGAGCACGACCTGGCCGCGCACGCCCGCGAACTCGCCGACCTCTTCGAGCACGCCACCCGCGCCGAGGGTCGTCCCGCCGCGGACCACCGGCCGGGAGAGCACTGATCACTTAGCCACGGCCGAGCACAGCCGACGAGCCACGGCTGAGCACAGCCGACGAAACGAACGGGGGAATGAACGAGCCATGACGATGGATGGATTGAGGCAGGCGGCCTCGGAGAACGAGGCGGCCCCACCGGCCGCCGCGCCCCCTCAGCGGGCGCGGCTGCTGTACATCGACAATCTGCGCATCGCACTGACGGCCCTGGTGGTGCTGCACCACACCGCCGTCACCTACGGCAACATCCCGGCCTGGTACTACACCGAGCCCGCCAAGGACGGCTCCGGGCTGCTCCTGGACGTCTTCGTCATGTTCAACCAGGCGTTCTTCATGGGGTTCTTCTTCATGATTGCCGGGTACTTCACCCCGCCCTCGTACGACCGCAAGGGCGGGCGCCTCTTCTACCGCGACCGGCTCAAGCGCCTCGGCATCCCGCTGCTCGTCTTCATCCTGCTGATCCGGCCCATGGTGAACTTCGTCGGGTTCGAGCAGTTCCGCGACCGCCTGCCCTACTGGCTCTACTACTTCGTGAGCTGGGACGCGGGGCCGATGTGGTTCGTCGAGGTGCTGTTGGTACTCGCGGGGGTGTATGTGCTGATACGGCGCCGGGATGACCGCCGGGCGGGTGGCAAGGCGGACGGCAGTGCGTTCGCCGCCGAGGCCGACCACCAGGCGGCGTACGGACCGCGGCGCGCACCGGACCACAAGCCCCTTCGGCCGGGCGCCATCATCGCCTTCACCGTCGCGCTCGCCCTCGCCACGTACCTGTGGCGCATGCTCGTACCGACCGGCACGTACTTCCCCGTCGTCGGCCTGCCGACCCCCAACTTCCTTCCGCAGTACGCGAGTTTCTTCGTCATCGGCGTCCTCGCCTTCCGGCGCGGCTGGCCGCAGACGCTCTCCCGTACCGCCGGCCGGGTCGGCTTCACCGTCACCGCCGTGGCGACGCTCGCGTACCTGCCGGTGCTCCTCACCTCGCCGGACGCGGTCGACGGGCACGGCACCTGGCAGTCGCTGGCCAACGCGGCCTGGGAGTCGACGTTCGCCGTCGGCATGGTCATCGGCCTGACCGTCTTCTTCCGCGAGCGCCTCAATCGTCAGGGCCGCGCCGCCGGATTCCTCTCCCGGCACGCCTTCGCCGTCTACCTCATCCACCCGCCGGTGCTCGTCGCGCTCGGCTTCGCCTTCCGCTGGCTGCACGCCCCGGCTGCCGCCAAGTTCGCGCTGGTCGCGGCCCTGGCACTGCCGCTGTGCTGGGCGGTGGGGTACGTCGTACGTTCCCTGCCCCGGGCGGACCGGGTGCTGTAGCGGGACGGCATACGGCACGAACGCCCCCCAACGACGAAGGGACCGCCCCACCAGGACAGGTGGCGGGACGGCCCCTTCGGCTTAGGGGAGGGGGGTGCGGCTACGCCGCCTTCCCCAGGCGCAGCAGGCGCTGCTCGACGACCGCCTTGCGGGTGGCGTACAGGGTGATCGACGCGGCGGCGGCCAGGGCCACCAGGCCGAGGGCGACGGTGCCGGGCCAGCCGGAGGCGCGGAAGGCCGCCGCGCCGAGGGCGCCGCCCAGGCTGCTGCCGATGTAGTAGGCGCACTGGTAGAGGGCCGACGCCTGGGCGCGGGCCGTGGTGGCGGTGCGGCTGACCGCGGAGGAGGCGACCGCGTGGCCGGCGAAGAAGCCGGCGGTGATCAGGATCAGGCCCGTCAGGACCGCGGCGACCGTGTCGGTCAGCGACAGCAGCAGTCCGGTCGTGGTGGCGCCGACGGCCAGATAGAGCGCGCCGCGGCGGCCCATCCGGGCGACCAGCTTGCCGGCCGCGGCCGAGGAGACCGTACCGACCAGATAGACGACGAAGATCGAGCCGACGATGCCCTGCGGGAGGTTGAACGGCTCGGCAACCAGGCGGTAGCCGATGACGGTGTAGACCGCGCCGAAGACCGTCATGAACAGGGCGCCGATGGCGTACAGACGGCGCAGCAGCGGGTTGCCGAGGTGGCCGGCCAGGGTGCGGGCGAGGGCCCGCGGGCCGACCGAACGGGGTACGAAATGGCGCGCCTTGGGGACCAGCAGCCGGAAGGCCACCGCGCACACCACGGCCATCAGACCGACCGCGCCGAGCGCCGCCCGCCAGCCCCAGCCCTGGGCGACCCAGCCGGTCACGATCCGGCCGGACATCCCGCCGATGCTGTTGCCCGCCACGAACAGTCCGATGGCCGCCACCAGGGCCCTGGCCCGTACCTCCTCGGCCAGGAACGCCATCGCCGAGGCCGGCAGACCCGCCAGCGCGACGCCCTGGACAGTACGCAGCGCGATCAGGACGCCGAGGGACGGGGCGAACGGCACCAGCAGCGCGATCAGGGACGCGACGGCCAGCGAGGCGGTCATCAGGGTGCGGCGGCCGAGACGCTCGGAGACCGCGCTGAGCGGGATCACGCCGAGCGCCAGGCCGAGGGTGGCCGCCGAAACCGTCCAACTCGCCTGGTCCGGTGAGACGTCGAGGTCGCTGGAGATCGCGGGCAGCAGGGCCTGGGTGGAGTACAGGAGCGCGAAGGTGGCGACTCCGGCGGCGAAGAGGGCGAAGCTCATCCGGCGGTAGCCGGGGCCGCCCGGGTGCAGCTTGCCGGACTCGGGGTCCTGGGCGGCTGCGGGAGAAGACGTGTCGGTGGACGACTGGGGAGAGGCGGCCGCACGGATGGTGACGGACGCCCCGGTATCAGCGGGAGGCATACGTCGAAGGTAGAGGTGGGAGCCTCATGCGTCCAATGCATAGAAACGGCATAATCGATGCTGTGAAGCATGATCGCAGTTCACGAACCCCTCTGTCGCAACCTCGCAACAGAAAAGACGGCCCGGAAGTGGCGGAGGCCACTGATCTTGGGGCGGATTCCTGGGCCTGGGCGCTCGCCCCGCGGCTGGCGCAGTTCACCGCGGTGGCCCGGCACGAGCATGTCACCCGCGCCGCACAGGAACTCGGTATGCCCCAGCCGACCCTCAGCCGCGCCCTCGTCCGCCTGGAGGAGGACCTGGGCGTCGCCCTCTTCGCCCGGCACGGCCGCACCCTCTCGCTCACCCCGGCCGGGCACGCCTTCCGCGCGAGCGCCGAACGGATGCTGACGGACCTCGACCGGGCCGCCGAGTCCCTGCGCGCCGATGCCGACCCCAGCGCCGGCAAGGTCGCCTTCGGCTTTCTGCACACCCTCGGCTCCGAGACCGTCCCCGGCCTCATCCGCACCTTCCGCGCCGATCACCCCCGGGTCCGCTTCCAGCTCGTGCAGAACTACGGCGAGGCGATGATCGAACGGATGCGGGCCGGGGACCTCGATCTGTGCCTGACCTCGCCAGTGCCGGACTACCCGGATCTCGTCGCCCGGCGCCTCGACGAGCAGAAGCTGCGGCTCGTCGTCCCCGACGACCATCCGCTCGCCCGCCGTAAGCGGATCCGGCTGGCGGAGGCGGCCGGCGAGCTGTTCGTGACCCTGGAGCCGGGGTTCGGGCTGCGCCGGATCACCGACGCGCTGTGCGCCGAGGCCGGGTTCACGCCGCGGGTCGCCTTCGAGGGGGAGGAGGCCGAAACGCTGCGGGGCCTGGTCGCGGCCGGGCTGGGCGTGGCCCTGCTGCCGCCGCCCGCGGTGCCGCGCCCCGGCGTCGCGGAGCTGACGGTGACCGCGCCGCGGGCGGTCCGCGAGATCGGCGTGGCCTGGGTGGACGGGCACCAGGACACACCGCCGGTGGCCGCGTTCAAGAAGTTCCTGCTGAGCCGGCGGGGGGTGCTGTTGCCCCGGTGACGTGCGTCGATGACGTGCCTCGGCGACGGCGGCCCGCCGGGGCGGCACCCCCCGCCGGTTCAATGCCGCAGCGACGCCCCGAACCCCGACGCCAGCGGCATCCGCAGACCCAGCGGCGGGGGCGCGGCCAGGGCGTCCCGTACCGGGCGGGCGTAGTCGCGGGTGAACAGGGACCCGAGCAGGAAGTCAGCGGCCAGGGCGTGGACTTCGGGGCGGTGCTGGTGGAGGGAGTGGCCGTCGGAGTGGACCTCGAAGCGGCAGACGTCGCGGTTGATCTTCTTGGCCCGTTCGGCGTAGCGGTAGGAGAGGTCGGGGTCGGTGCGTTCGTCGTTGGTGCCGTGGACGAGCAGGACCTGGCGGCCGATGAGCTGTTTCACCGGATCGGGGGCCGCTTCGGGCGCGGGATCGGGGAACCAGGGGGCGAGGGCGAGCACGGAGTGGACGGCCGGATGGCCCGCGGCGTGCAGGGCGGCGCGGCCGCCCATGCCCGTGCCGACCAGACAGACCGGCACATCACCGTAGCGGCGGACGATCTCGTCCAGCGCCCAGGCGGCGTCCCGTCCCGGGTGGGCGGATGCGCCGTTCCAGCCCCGGCAGCGGTAGCGCAGCACATGGGCGGCCAGGCCCTCGGGACGGCCCGCCCGCGCCAGGCGTACGGCGAGCGGGCGCGCCGCCAGGGCCGACAGCGGCGACGGCCGCCGCACCCCGGTCGCGCCCCCCGACGGCAGTAACAGGGCGACCCCGTTCACCGTCCGGTCCGCGCCCGCCGTACCGCGCGGTCTTCCCAGCCGGGCCTCGCGCACCGGCAGCGCTTGCTGAGCCATGACCAGAACGATGGCAGAAGGCAGCGCGATGGCCACCCTGCGGACGGGTCACTGTTACGTATCGTTCGGTGATATCTACGCGCGTAGGGGCTACAGTGCCGAGATGACGAGCGAGACCACCACCCTCCCCAGCAGTGAACAGATCCGACGCGCCCCCAAGGTGCTGTTGCACGATCACCTCGACGGCGGGCTGCGTCCCGGCACCGTCGTCGACCTGGCCCGCGAGACCGGCTACGACGGCCTGCCCGAGAACGATCCCGACAAGCTGGGGATCTGGTTCCGCGAGGCGGCCGACTCCGGTTCGCTGGAGCGCTATCTGGAGACCTTCGCGCACACCTGCGCCGTCATGCAGACCCGCGACGCACTGGTGCGGGTCGCCGCCGAGTGCGCCGAGGACCTGGCCGCGGACGGTGTGGTCTACGCCGAGATCCGCTACGCGCCCGAGCAGCACCTGGAGAAGGGGCTGAGCCTCGAAGAGGTCGTCGAGGCGGTCAACGAGGGCTTCCGCGAGGGCGAGCGACGGGCCCGCGCGAACGGTCAGCGCATCCGCGTCGGAGCCCTGCTGACCGCCATGCGGCACGCCGCCCGCGCCCTGGAGATCGCCGAACTCGCCAACCGCTACCGCGATACCGGCGTCGTTGGCTTCGACATCGCGGGCGCCGAGGCCGGCTACCCGCCCACCCGGCACCTCGACGCGTTCGAGTACCTCAAGCGCGAGAACAACCACTTCACCATCCACGCCGGAGAGGCTTTCGGCCTGCCGTCCATCTGGCAGGCGCTCCAGTGGTGCGGCGCCGACCGGCTCGGCCACGGCGTGCGCATCATCGACGACATCGAGGTCGACGACGACGGCGCGGTCACGCTGGGCCGACTCGCCTCGTACGTGCGCGACAAGCGCATCCCGCTGGAGATGTGCCCCACCTCCAACCTCCAGACCGGCGCCGCCTCCTCCTACGCCGAGCACCCCATCGGGCTGCTGCGCCGGCTCCAGTTCCGCCTCACCGTCAACACCGACAACCGGCTGATGAGCGGCACGAGCATGTCCCGGGAATTCGAGCACCTGGTCAAGACGTTCCGATACACGCTCGATGACATGCAGTGGTTTACAGTCAATGCGATGAAATCAGCATTCATTCCTTTCGATGAACGTCTGGCGATGATCAATGACGTCATCAAGCCCGGCTACGCGGAACTCCGGGCCGAATGGCTCTTCCGTCAGGCTGACACAAAGCCCGGCGTGAACAGGGGTTCTGACGCTGTGTAACGAGCGTTCCGCGCGATGGTGCGCGACGTAGCAAAAACGGCCGGTGCCTGTCCACCGGCCGTTTTTGCCGGTCCTTGGGTGTTTGCGGCGGCGGTAATTGCCTCACTAGGTTGATTGGCCGGTCGAGCCCCGATCACCATCCCCATCACAAGGACGTATTTCGATGAAGCAGGGAACCATCAAGACTCTCGGTGCCGCCGCTCTGGGTGCCGCTTTCGTCGTCACCGCGGCGGGCGCGGCCTCCGCGGCGACCGTGGCCCCGTCGGTGCCCGTGGGCGGCGACGGCCTGGTCAAGTCGGCCACCGACAAGCTGCCGGTTCACACGGCCGCCGAGAAGCTCCAGGGAGCCACCCGCACCGTCGCGGGGACCGCCCACGCCCTCAAGCCGGCCGGCGTCACGACGAACTCCACCACCAGGGGCAACTCGCTGGGCCCGGTCCCGCTCGACGGCGCGCTTCACACCCTCCCGCTGAACAGCAACGGCTGACCCAGCCGCCGCCCTCCGGGCCCGGACGTGCCCCGGCAGCCGCGCCGCAGTGCGCAGCCGCCGGGGCACGGCTCTGCCCGAGCCCCCGCCGCGCCCCGCCCGCGGCTCGTCCGTCGCACGGCCGCGGCGGGGCCCGGCTGCCGGCCGGTCTACCAGGCGGCGGCGCCGGTGGCGCGGTCCTCCGAAGGGAGGAGTATCCACAGCGCCAGATAGACGAGGCACTGCGGGCCCGGCAGCAGACACGACACCAGGAAGATCACCCGCATCGTCGCCGGGGTCGTACCGAAGCGACGGGCCAGGCCCGCGCACACTCCGGCGATCATTCGGTTGTTGCGGGGGCGGACCAGTGCGGCGGCCATGAGGAACTGCTCCTTTGCGACTCGGCGGGGCGGTTGCCCCGATGTCTCAAAGGTAGGTTCGGCTGCCGGAGAACACGTCAGCCTGTGGGGCCAGACCGACCCTGGGAATTCTCGGGGTCGCACCCCTGAGACGCTCCCTCCGCCGGCGGAGCCGGTAGCGGTACCCGGGGACGACGGCCAGGTGGGCCACCGCCACCCCCGCCGTGCCCAGCAGCACCGAATCCACATCGGGGACCTGCCCCGGCACCGCGGTCTGGAGCAGTTCGATGGCCAGCGCGATCATGGCGCCCGCGAAGACCGTACGGGTCAGGGACACCAGCGGCGACACATACAGCCGCCCGGCCGCCATGGGCAGCAGCACCCCCAGCGGCGCCAGCAGCAGCACCTGGCCGCTCAGGTTCTGCACCGCGTGCCAGGGCCCCTGGGCCAGCTCGGCGCTGATCGACGCCAGCGGCCGGAGATTGGGCGCGGGCACCCACGGCACCGTACGGGGACGCAGCGTCAGCCAGCCGACGATCAGCAGATGCGCCACCAGCAGCAGAAGTCCGGTGGCGCGCATACGGAGGGCGGCGGTGTCGCCGGAACCATGACGCTGCACACAGGCCAGGACGCCGGTAGCGGGGGCCGCGGTTCCGCCCTGTTGCGCCCGTCTTGGCCGGATGCCGCGCCACGGGAACGGCCGCCCCGCCACCCCAGCCTGTCCGCTGGGCGGAAGCGCCCTAGCCCTCCGCCGCCAGCGGATCGCCCCACCCGGCGTTCTGCGCGATGTCCGGGTTGGCGAGCACATCGGCCGAGCAGTCGTAGCGGTGCGGCGCGTCCTTGCCGGGGCCGCCCAGGACCGCCGCATGCGTGCGGCCCAGCCCCGGGGCCGCGCCGTAGGTGCACACCAGCTGGGCCAGCGCGAAGGACGGCAGGTCCTCCGGCCGGATGCTCAGCCGCAGCGCCTCGGCCGGGTCGCCGGAGCGCGGACCGCTCACCCGCAGGTCCTCGGGGACCGCGCTGCTGAACCCGGCCCCGTCCTCCGCGGGCGAGGGCTGCCGCCGCAGCTCCGCCAGCAGCGCCCGCGCGACGGCCAGCCGGGCGGCGGCCGCCGAGGTGCCCTCGGGCCGCGGCACCGACCGCTCCACCTGCGCCAGCGTGGAGCTGCACACCAGATAGACGGAGACCTGGACGCCACCGGGCGCGGCCGTCTCCGTATCCCGCGCCGGGACCTTGCAGCTCACCCGCGAGGGCGCACCGCCCGCATCCACCGGCACCGACGTCCCCCGGATACCGCAGCCCGCCGCGGCCAGCGCCCCCGCGGCCACCAGGGCGAGCCGGGGCAACCACCCGGACCGCGTCATCGCTCCCCCTCCGTGCCCTGCTCCGCCGCGTCGTCGTCCGTGCGGCCCTCGCGCCGCTCGGCCCGTCCGTCGTCCGCCAGCCGCGAGGCGTCCCTCGGCAGTCGCAGCGTGAAGACCGCGCCGCCCTCGGGCAGGTTGGCCGCGGTGATCTGCCCGCCGTGGATGTGCGCGTTCTCCATCGCGATCGACAGGCCCAGCCCGCTGCCCTCCGACCGCGGCCGCGACGCGCTCGCTTTGTAGAAGCGGTCGAAGACGTGCGGGAGGACCTCCTCGGGGATGCCGGGCCCGTTGTCCTGCACACGGATGACCAGCTCACCCGCCCTGGCCCCCGCCTCCTCCGAAGCCCCCTGCGCCTCCGCAGCCCCCTCCGCCACGGCAGCCTCCTCCGCGGACGGCTCCTCCGTGCGTACGGACACCCGTACCGGGGACCCGCCGTGCTTGAGGGCGTTGCCGATCAGATTCGCCAGGATGACGTCGAGGCGCCGCGGGTCCAGCCGGGCCACGATGCCCCGGTCCGCGTCCAGATCGACCGCGTCCAGCCAGGCCCGCGCGTCGATACAGGCCGTCACCTGGTCGGCGACGTCCACATCGTCCAGCACCAGCCGGGCCGTCCCCGCATCGAAGCGGGTGACCTCCATCAGGTTCTCCACCAGGTCGTTCAGCCGCCGCGTCTCGCTGACGACCAGCTGGACGGCGGGCGCGATCATCGGGTCGAGGGAGTCGGCCTCCTCCTCCAGCACCTCCGAGACCGCGGTGATCGCCGTCAGCGGCGTGCGCAGTTCGTGCGACATATCGGCGACGAAGCGCCGCGAGGCCGCCTCCCGGCCGCTCAGCTCCTCGACCCGCTGCTCCAGTCGCTCCGCCGTACGGTTGAACGTCCGCGACAGATCCGCCAGTTCGTCGGTGCCGGTCACCCGCAGCCGGGTGTCCAGCCGTCCCTCGCCCAGCTGCCGCGCCGCATACCCCAGCCGCTGTACGGGCCGCAGCACCGTCGTCGCCGCGGCCTGCGCCAGCAGCGCCGAGCCGACCAGCGCCAGCGCGGTGGCGATCCCCAGCGACCAGGCCAGCGAATTGAGGTCCTGC is a genomic window of Streptomyces gilvosporeus containing:
- a CDS encoding ABC transporter permease, with translation MSTNLTAAVEQSPGSKPESKPKSPRAKLSYPKVLLIVSGGLILLSLLRVITGATNLTESGQYTAALNAAVPIGLAGLGGLWAERSGVINIGLEGMMMLGAFSAGAVGWEHGPWAAAAAGIVGGALGGLLHAVVTVTFGVDHIISGVAINIMALGVTQFLAKLWFGADGSAAAAAGGNDKQSPPMPDMPTFTVPGLSGWLHSIEQHHWFLVSDVAGILGSLVTNVSWLTLLTVVLFVLSAFVLWRSAFGLRLRSCGEGPIAAESLGVNVYRYKYAAVTVSGALAGLGGAFLAIYVHIYQDGQTGGRGYIGLATMIFGNWRPGGVAMGAGLFGFMDALQLRGGGPTVHALLLLLAVLLVGLAVWKLRGGQRIQAATSLAAAALLAVWYATSDTVPLEIVGVAPYIATLLVLSLAAQRLRPPKAIGKIYRRGQGK
- a CDS encoding cytidine deaminase, translating into MITAPDWESLRTQARDAMSRAYAPYSGYPVGAAALVDDGRTVTGCNVENASYGLALCAECGLVSALFAGGGGRLTAFTCVDGEGELLVPCGRCRQLLYEHGGPDLLVDTAAGIRPLSDLLPDAFGPGHLAP
- a CDS encoding thymidine phosphorylase, producing the protein MDVISVIRTKRDRGELTGDQIDWVIDAYTRGEVAHEQMSSLAMAIFLNGMNRTEIARWTAAMIASGERMDFSALTRPTTDKHSTGGVGDKITLPLAPLVAACGAAVPQLSGRGLGHTGGTLDKLESIPGWRAHLSNTEMLDVLSAAGSVICAAGDGLAPADKKLYALRDVTGTVESIPLIASSIMSKKIAEGTGALVLDVKVGSGAFMKHLDDARELAATMVELGTDHGVRTTALLTDMATPLGRTVGNALEVRESVEVLAGGGPADVVELTLALAREMLDAAGLKDANPAKALADGTAMDHWRRMITAQGGDPDAPLPSAREQHVITAPSSGVLTTLDAYAIGLTAWRLGAGRARKEDPVQAGAGVELHAKPGDAVVAGQPLLTLHTDTPEKLPYATEALEGAYTVAPSGTAFSASPVVLERIG
- a CDS encoding Uma2 family endonuclease yields the protein MSALTVDHTAGNSPEWDDLVRIWEQADAPEGWKVEIIEGIVTMSPPPDSIHNFIAVKVQRRLYSVLPEDWDIYQTLGTAVPVRKGCYIPDLAVVPDDVVLDKTGEYVPAAAAKLVVEVTSKSNASNDRIAKAAGYARAGVPLYLLVDRWAPAGPTITLYGEPTGDVYRVLQTVKFGDELVLPAPFELALDTGLFPVD
- a CDS encoding TetR/AcrR family transcriptional regulator — protein: MAEQPERSFIEKARRAQIVDAAVETIAARGFAKASLAQIAERAGISKGVISYHFAGKDELIELVVEQVYERIGAFVGPRMEEQKEREGGGGWLRVYIQSVAEYMAGHRTQLTALAEIFGNFRKGDGAPRYDVVTSESLYVALEEGFREGQERGDFRPFDVRTMAVSLQSGIDAMFAYWSAYPEHDLAAHARELADLFEHATRAEGRPAADHRPGEH
- a CDS encoding acyltransferase family protein, which produces MTMDGLRQAASENEAAPPAAAPPQRARLLYIDNLRIALTALVVLHHTAVTYGNIPAWYYTEPAKDGSGLLLDVFVMFNQAFFMGFFFMIAGYFTPPSYDRKGGRLFYRDRLKRLGIPLLVFILLIRPMVNFVGFEQFRDRLPYWLYYFVSWDAGPMWFVEVLLVLAGVYVLIRRRDDRRAGGKADGSAFAAEADHQAAYGPRRAPDHKPLRPGAIIAFTVALALATYLWRMLVPTGTYFPVVGLPTPNFLPQYASFFVIGVLAFRRGWPQTLSRTAGRVGFTVTAVATLAYLPVLLTSPDAVDGHGTWQSLANAAWESTFAVGMVIGLTVFFRERLNRQGRAAGFLSRHAFAVYLIHPPVLVALGFAFRWLHAPAAAKFALVAALALPLCWAVGYVVRSLPRADRVL
- a CDS encoding MFS transporter; its protein translation is MPPADTGASVTIRAAASPQSSTDTSSPAAAQDPESGKLHPGGPGYRRMSFALFAAGVATFALLYSTQALLPAISSDLDVSPDQASWTVSAATLGLALGVIPLSAVSERLGRRTLMTASLAVASLIALLVPFAPSLGVLIALRTVQGVALAGLPASAMAFLAEEVRARALVAAIGLFVAGNSIGGMSGRIVTGWVAQGWGWRAALGAVGLMAVVCAVAFRLLVPKARHFVPRSVGPRALARTLAGHLGNPLLRRLYAIGALFMTVFGAVYTVIGYRLVAEPFNLPQGIVGSIFVVYLVGTVSSAAAGKLVARMGRRGALYLAVGATTTGLLLSLTDTVAAVLTGLILITAGFFAGHAVASSAVSRTATTARAQASALYQCAYYIGSSLGGALGAAAFRASGWPGTVALGLVALAAAASITLYATRKAVVEQRLLRLGKAA